The genomic DNA GGGTGCGTCTTATCTAAGACTCAATAGAGATCAACTACCTGAATTTGAGTTGTCACTTATACCAACAGAGCAAATAATTCTTGGTAAAGCAAAGGACTTTACATTTCAAATCTCGGCTGAAACGTTAATATCTGTCTATTTCAGAGCCCCGATATATCTCAGAGACACCTATAAGCCGTCTATATCTCCGGATTTACAATTAGGAAGGAGTCAGTGGGCTGCCTTTATTAGATCATTCTTGATGTTTGAAGATGTACTTTGGGTTAATCACCCAAGAGCGACCTATCAAGCTGAGGTGAAACCTTATCAGCTATATTTGGCTAATAAACTAGGGTTCAAAACTCCGAAAACTGTAATCACAAACGATCCAGAACAACAAGTTATCACGAAACCTGACCTTATAATAAAGACACTTGACCCCGTTATTCTAAGCCTACCTCAAGGAGAGGCATTTGTTTATACCAATTTTATCAAAAGGTCAGAACTGCAAACCGCAAATTTATCAGGCGCTCCCGTTATACTTCAAGAGGCCGTTGTTCCAAAAGTCGATATCCGAGTTACGGTTATTGGGAAGAATGCTTATCCGGTTTCTAAGGATAGAACTACCAATAGAAATCGAAAAGATGTGCTTAGAGTTGACGCATAAGTTGGGCCTCCAGTTTGGCGGAATTGATCTGGCTCTTAAAGGTGAAGACTACTATTTTATTGAGATTAACCCTACTGGGGAATGGGCTTGGTTGTTAGAGCCTACAAAGTGGCCTATAGACAATGAAA from Deltaproteobacteria bacterium includes the following:
- a CDS encoding RimK-like protein: GASYLRLNRDQLPEFELSLIPTEQIILGKAKDFTFQISAETLISVYFRAPIYLRDTYKPSISPDLQLGRSQWAAFIRSFLMFEDVLWVNHPRATYQAEVKPYQLYLANKLGFKTPKTVITNDPEQQVITKPDLIIKTLDPVILSLPQGEAFVYTNFIKRSELQTANLSGAPVILQEAVVPKVDIRVTVIGKNAYPVSKDRTTNRNRKDVLRVDA